The region GATCTTTGAGGACGCAAGTCGTGAGAGATCGCCGAAGGTACCGAGAACCTGGGCAACACAGCGATCACCCTGGCAAAGCGAGGCATGTGCTGTAGCCAACAGCTTTCCCTTCTTCAGAAGCTCTCCCTCGAGCTCTGCGGGCCCCGGACGCGCCGGTGCCAGATAGTGCGCCGTGACCGCGACGGGGTCGGGCCGACCGGTGAGTTCGATCATCGCCTTGGCGACAAGCGAGAGCAGATAGCCGCCGTTGGGCGTGCCGGCAAAGTCCCAGCCATCTTCGATCCGAGTGCGCCATCGCCCCTCACCATCGGGATCGATAGCGACCGCTCGATCGAAGTCTGGCAGTTCGGTCATTGCATTTCTCCGTTTTCAGCCTCAAGCAGGGACTTCCCGATGCCCCTCCTGGCAGTGGCTTCCACGTCCTGTAAACAATAAAGGGTGGCACCCCTGTTTGCGGGGTTGAGTATAGGATGGATAATCGCCCTTTTTCGCGTAATCGAGCGTCCATCGTCTTAACTCGGACCCATGTAATCAGCGGTGATGGCGGTCTTCGCTTGAACGCGCATCTACCCCAGCAGAGAGACTTAACGCAAGTGTTGCGTCGACCGGTTGAGACCGCCGTCGTTAGCGGTCATTCAGGACTCTATCACCTCAATTGCCGCTTTCGGGTGCATAGCGGACGTTCATTTCCCAGGTGCCCATTTGGCGCCCACTTTGGTGCCCAAATCAGGATCAGGCGCGGATATTTTTGCCGCTCAGAAAAACACCAGACAGCGGGTCTCGATACTCTCGCGGGGTGCTGCGTCCGCGGGCGCATCAGGGTCTTCGAAGGACGAGTGAATAGTAAAGCGGGCGCGTCCATCGGTTTCCGAATCAAAGGTCTTGAATAGTAACGCCTCATCCATTTGCATCTCGGGGAAGTAGTACCAGCGCTGTCCGGGATAGTGCAGGGCCACTTGAAGTTCGCCAGTGCGCTCCTCGGCGCGACGTTCGACGGAAACCAGGTCTTCCGGTCTCACCGTCGCGGCATCGCACAGCACCAGCGGGTAGTTGTAGATTGGGCCGGACATCGAACGCCACACGTTGACTATGGCGAAGCGCCGTTGCAACAGTTTTTCCGCCTCATCCGGGTCATCTGCAAAGTGGTCGCGTAGTCGCTTGACGCCGGAGCGCGCGGTGTAATCGTTGTGAACGATAGAGGCAGCTTCGCGAATCTTTTTATCCCTTTGTCGCTCGAGAGAAGTCGAGCGTCTCGTATCGTCGAAAAT is a window of Pseudomonadota bacterium DNA encoding:
- a CDS encoding methyltransferase yields the protein MMQAAPIKASLKFLANVDGPLVYIPSKGGGDETEHVGNFTMQEVAIHNGRHHKQVSSLDVEGFKLVPQVTEVEDFYDDAQVESTYHDEVKALLTEITGAARIEIFDDTRRSTSLERQRDKKIREAASIVHNDYTARSGVKRLRDHFADDPDEAEKLLQRRFAIVNVWRSMSGPIYNYPLVLCDAATVRPEDLVSVERRAEERTGELQVALHYPGQRWYYFPEMQMDEALLFKTFDSETDGRARFTIHSSFEDPDAPADAAPRESIETRCLVFF